The Brasilonema sennae CENA114 genome includes a region encoding these proteins:
- a CDS encoding glycosyltransferase family 2 protein: MHNFQLKTPVAFLIFKRTESTERVFEAIRQAKPPKLLVIADGPRTDRPGEADKCAATRAIIDRVDWDCEVLKNYSDVNMGMKKREASGFDWVFETVEEAIILEDDTLPHPTFFRYCEELLHYYRHDERIMLISGNNFQFGRKRTEYSYYFSRYPNTWGWASWRRAWQHYDIEMKLWPKIRDGEWLKFILEEPKTVKFWFKKFQETYKEKISTWDYQWILTCWVNNGFSIVPDVNLVTNLGFGSEATNTKDSTSPFSNIPTQKICLPLQHPPFVIRHVQADYFIQKTHYQYQPNILWRAFNKSRKIINKMMK; encoded by the coding sequence ATGCATAATTTTCAACTAAAAACGCCCGTTGCTTTTCTCATTTTCAAGCGGACTGAATCTACGGAGAGAGTATTTGAAGCAATTCGCCAAGCAAAACCTCCTAAGCTTTTGGTGATTGCAGATGGACCTCGCACAGATCGACCTGGTGAAGCAGACAAGTGCGCTGCCACCCGAGCAATTATTGATCGCGTTGATTGGGACTGTGAAGTTTTGAAAAACTATTCCGACGTAAATATGGGGATGAAGAAGCGTGAAGCTAGCGGATTTGATTGGGTTTTTGAGACTGTTGAAGAAGCAATTATTCTCGAAGATGATACTTTGCCACATCCCACTTTTTTCAGATATTGTGAAGAGTTGCTACATTATTATCGCCATGACGAACGGATAATGCTCATTTCTGGAAACAACTTCCAGTTTGGGCGTAAACGTACAGAGTATAGCTATTACTTTTCCCGCTACCCCAATACTTGGGGCTGGGCGTCATGGAGACGAGCTTGGCAGCATTATGATATTGAAATGAAGCTTTGGCCAAAAATTCGAGATGGTGAATGGCTTAAATTTATATTAGAAGAACCTAAAACTGTGAAATTTTGGTTCAAAAAGTTTCAAGAAACCTATAAGGAAAAAATTAGTACTTGGGATTACCAGTGGATATTGACTTGTTGGGTTAATAATGGTTTTTCTATCGTTCCAGATGTTAATTTAGTTACCAATCTTGGTTTTGGTTCAGAAGCTACTAACACAAAAGATAGCACCAGCCCTTTCTCTAATATTCCTACACAAAAAATATGTTTACCCTTACAGCATCCACCATTTGTAATTCGTCATGTTCAAGCAGATTATTTCATCCAAAAGACTCATTATCAGTATCAGCCAAATATACTTTGGCGTGCTTTTAACAAAAGTAGAAAAATTATAAACAAGATGATGAAGTAA
- a CDS encoding glycosyltransferase family 2 protein, with the protein MKQPLAVIMTCYNRRDTTLACLRALYQQTKPFDVYLTDDGSSDGTSDAIKASYPQVHILKGNGNLFWVGGMRLAFAEAMQRGYEYYLWLNDDTILEPGTLEHLLAIYRGLSEHGHSNSIVVGSTKDPLTGKPTYGGAVRSKRWYSNKFEFLEPSELLQECDTMYGNCVLISQFVARKVGNLDAAFIHSFGDLDYGLRARKLGCSIWVAPGYIGTCTKNSVRNSWADTDSPLLERLKKVVQVKGFPFKPWTVFCSRHSGPFWLAYWFLPYIRAVIGYKNLAASPTFAEKT; encoded by the coding sequence ATGAAGCAGCCATTAGCAGTCATTATGACCTGTTATAACAGGCGCGATACAACTCTCGCCTGTCTGCGTGCATTGTATCAACAGACAAAGCCTTTTGATGTTTACTTAACTGATGATGGTAGTTCTGACGGCACTTCAGATGCGATTAAGGCTTCCTATCCACAAGTTCACATTCTTAAGGGTAATGGAAATTTGTTTTGGGTTGGAGGAATGAGACTCGCATTCGCTGAAGCTATGCAAAGGGGTTATGAGTATTATCTTTGGTTAAATGATGACACAATTCTTGAACCAGGCACCCTTGAGCATCTCTTAGCTATCTATAGAGGTTTATCCGAGCATGGTCATTCTAACTCCATAGTAGTAGGTTCAACAAAAGACCCACTAACAGGAAAACCTACGTACGGCGGTGCAGTAAGGTCAAAGCGTTGGTACTCCAATAAGTTTGAATTTTTAGAACCCTCTGAGCTTCTCCAAGAATGCGACACTATGTACGGTAATTGTGTGTTGATTTCACAGTTTGTAGCCAGAAAAGTAGGAAACTTAGACGCTGCATTTATTCATAGCTTTGGGGATCTTGATTATGGTCTAAGAGCGCGGAAATTAGGCTGTTCTATATGGGTTGCACCTGGTTATATCGGTACCTGTACCAAGAACTCAGTCCGCAATAGCTGGGCAGATACCGATTCACCTTTGTTAGAACGTTTGAAAAAGGTAGTTCAGGTTAAAGGATTTCCATTCAAACCCTGGACTGTATTTTGTAGTCGGCACTCTGGTCCATTCTGGCTCGCTTATTGGTTCTTACCTTATATACGTGCAGTAATAGGTTACAAAAATTTAGCAGCCTCTCCCACTTTTGCTGAGAAAACTTAA
- a CDS encoding O-antigen ligase family protein gives MNNQLMNRWVRNLEFGVSVIWLLYFMGVKLPSPFTTLLNALSYPIIAILVILRWKRLPYVATRDIPLLLFIGTTLASVLWSGNQNMTLKGIGGLLRMLMFGAYFATRYSIKEQMKILSWVFGIAAILSLALALVIPSYGIDKEGWTGIFPYKNFLGYTMSLAAILFLLTAFKERSQNWFAWIGFGLAVSLIMLAHSSGSLVNILLLVSLIPLYQLVKQHYKLRVIFLGIVCVLVGGTALFILGNLETILVDILGKSLELNGRTPIWTLAIEKGMEKLWLGYGYNAFWSSDAGIYIMINTWSGLRETGFNSHNSYLELFLNLGFIGLFLYAISLVIVFIKAVILLRSTQQIEFIWHIQLLIFLSVASMADTNFIMSAASSYCCIYISTSLSTAIEFERIRRKSNLKKLYAHSG, from the coding sequence ATGAACAATCAATTGATGAATCGCTGGGTGAGGAATTTAGAATTTGGAGTTTCCGTTATCTGGCTTCTGTATTTCATGGGTGTTAAGCTACCATCACCTTTCACCACGTTGCTGAATGCTTTAAGCTATCCAATTATTGCTATTTTGGTTATTTTACGATGGAAGCGTTTACCCTATGTTGCTACTAGAGATATACCTCTGTTGCTCTTTATTGGAACTACTCTGGCTTCTGTTTTATGGTCTGGCAATCAGAACATGACCTTAAAAGGTATTGGCGGTTTGTTGCGTATGTTGATGTTTGGGGCATACTTTGCAACTCGCTATAGCATTAAGGAGCAGATGAAAATCTTGTCTTGGGTGTTTGGCATAGCAGCAATTTTAAGTTTAGCACTTGCTTTAGTCATACCAAGTTACGGAATAGATAAAGAAGGATGGACAGGTATTTTTCCTTACAAAAACTTTTTAGGTTACACAATGAGTCTAGCAGCCATCCTTTTTTTGCTGACTGCTTTCAAAGAGCGAAGCCAAAACTGGTTTGCTTGGATCGGATTTGGTCTTGCGGTTAGCCTTATTATGCTAGCTCACAGTTCCGGTAGTTTAGTCAACATATTACTGTTAGTGTCACTAATCCCTCTTTATCAGCTTGTTAAACAGCACTATAAACTGCGGGTGATTTTTCTGGGCATAGTATGCGTTTTGGTGGGAGGTACAGCTTTATTTATTTTAGGTAATTTGGAAACTATCTTAGTTGATATTCTTGGAAAAAGTCTTGAATTGAACGGACGTACACCAATATGGACTTTAGCTATTGAGAAGGGAATGGAAAAACTTTGGCTAGGCTACGGGTATAACGCTTTCTGGAGTTCAGATGCTGGTATCTACATCATGATTAATACATGGTCTGGGTTACGTGAAACAGGCTTTAACTCTCATAACAGTTATTTAGAATTGTTTTTGAATTTAGGCTTTATAGGTTTGTTCCTGTATGCAATTAGTTTAGTAATTGTATTCATCAAAGCAGTTATTCTGTTACGTTCAACTCAACAAATAGAATTTATTTGGCATATTCAATTACTTATATTTCTTAGTGTAGCTAGTATGGCAGATACCAACTTCATTATGTCGGCTGCTAGTTCATATTGTTGCATTTATATCTCAACATCTCTATCAACTGCTATTGAATTTGAGAGAATTAGAAGAAAAAGCAACTTAAAAAAACTATATGCTCATTCAGGATAA
- a CDS encoding glycosyltransferase family 4 protein produces the protein MKALILSNSDIYGGAARATYRLHQGLQDINFNSQMLVQVKNSDDQAVIGSRAVSGIGQVVTGLRLVLDQLPLKFYDNRVSTTFSPQWLPDTIHSKIARLAPDIINLHWVSAGYLQIETIAKFNKPIVWTFHDMWAFTGGCHYNQDCDRYTLSCGACPQLNSSRDRDLSRWIWERKAKAWKNLNLTIVTPSSWLAQCVKVSSLLKERRVEVIPYGLDTQKYKPINKQVARSLLNLPQDKQLLLFGALQATSDKRKGFHLLQPALHELNESEWKDRLELVVFGSSKAESSTNFGFKSHYLGMLGDDLSLALAYSAADVFIAPSDQDNLPNTVLEAVACGTPCVAFDIGGMPDMIEHQKNGYLAQPYKIEDLAGGIAWVLENTERHQKLSYRAREKAEQEFTLEIQARRYLSLFKSLVMESEVSKH, from the coding sequence ATGAAGGCTCTGATACTCAGCAATTCTGATATTTATGGTGGAGCTGCTCGTGCTACTTATCGACTGCATCAAGGTCTTCAGGATATTAATTTTAACTCTCAGATGCTAGTGCAAGTCAAAAACAGTGACGATCAAGCAGTCATTGGCTCACGAGCTGTATCTGGAATCGGACAAGTTGTCACTGGCTTGAGATTGGTTTTAGATCAACTACCTTTAAAGTTTTACGACAATCGCGTCAGTACTACTTTTTCACCTCAATGGCTTCCAGACACAATCCACTCTAAAATTGCTCGACTTGCTCCAGATATCATTAACTTACATTGGGTGAGTGCTGGTTACCTCCAGATTGAAACAATCGCTAAATTTAATAAACCTATAGTCTGGACATTTCACGATATGTGGGCATTTACTGGAGGATGCCACTACAATCAAGACTGCGATCGCTACACATTATCTTGCGGTGCTTGTCCTCAACTAAATAGCAGTAGAGACAGGGATTTATCTCGTTGGATATGGGAGCGTAAAGCCAAGGCATGGAAAAACTTAAATTTAACCATTGTCACTCCTAGCTCTTGGCTTGCTCAATGCGTCAAAGTAAGCTCTCTATTGAAGGAAAGGCGAGTTGAGGTGATTCCCTATGGTCTTGATACTCAAAAGTATAAACCAATCAACAAACAGGTTGCTCGATCGCTACTCAATTTGCCTCAAGATAAACAGCTTCTTCTTTTTGGGGCACTACAAGCAACCAGCGATAAAAGAAAGGGATTTCACCTATTGCAACCAGCACTTCATGAATTGAATGAATCTGAGTGGAAAGATAGACTGGAATTGGTTGTTTTTGGTTCTTCCAAGGCAGAAAGTTCCACTAACTTCGGTTTTAAGTCTCATTATTTGGGTATGTTAGGGGATGATTTGTCTTTAGCATTAGCATATTCAGCCGCAGATGTTTTCATTGCACCGTCAGATCAGGATAATTTGCCAAATACTGTGTTGGAGGCGGTCGCCTGTGGCACACCCTGTGTTGCTTTTGACATTGGCGGTATGCCAGATATGATTGAACACCAGAAAAATGGCTACTTAGCTCAACCTTATAAAATAGAAGATTTGGCTGGTGGAATTGCTTGGGTGCTAGAGAACACAGAGCGGCATCAGAAACTTTCTTACCGCGCCCGTGAGAAAGCAGAACAAGAATTTACCTTGGAAATCCAAGCACGTCGCTACTTATCTCTTTTTAAATCTCTTGTGATGGAATCTGAGGTATCAAAACACTGA
- a CDS encoding GumC family protein, whose protein sequence is MNDLSKFEEIDFHKYLQVLQRRWIPGAGVFGAVVTLASLNALSLKPTYKAEANLLIKTNQTSSLTGLGEAIGAIGRLESLGLTNNPLDTQAKIVASVPVIEETIHSLALKDDKGKELKIRDFTKRLKTESVKGTDILQISYTDKNPNLAAEVVNKVIEIYIRNNIEANRAETASAGKFIKQQLPDTEDAVRRAETALRRFKEKNKVIVLQEEATASVNRISKLEEEISQAQAQLVDVTAQSQKLQNQAKINSQQAVNVAQLSQIPGTQKLLEQLQEAQSQLAVEQTRLQPEHPTIINLSEKIAALKSLLQQRTEQVLGSKQQVSISNLQIGELRQKLIEDFARSEAKRVGLERQITTLSNERSAYKERANILPQLEQTQRQLERRLKAAQTTYETLLTRLQEVRVAENQNIGNARVISAALVPDLPSGSQKKLIIGGGAVAGILLGVIAAFSLDVIDRSVKTVKEARELFQYTLLGVIPSVTKSGKKSNSLPKVIGRDIPHFPVGDAYQMLQANLKFLSSDKKPKAIVVTSSASKEGKSEVAANLAVAMAQVGCRVLLVDADMRHPVQHHVWEMTNAVGLSNVIVEQLPIDRAVQEVMPNLYVLPSGVLPPNPVALLDSKRMAALVASFAEEYDFVIFDTPTLAGTADAAVLSKLSDGILLVVRPGVSDYGSANAAKEFLNQSGQNVLGMVINGVNVKREPDSYFYYTKDSAEAGFAPGNSVLTEINTSGFIRKEDV, encoded by the coding sequence ATGAATGATCTATCAAAATTTGAAGAAATTGATTTTCACAAATATTTGCAGGTTCTGCAACGACGCTGGATACCAGGGGCAGGAGTTTTTGGAGCAGTTGTTACCCTTGCATCCTTGAATGCACTCTCCTTGAAACCTACATATAAGGCAGAGGCAAATCTCCTGATTAAGACGAATCAAACTTCCTCACTAACAGGGTTGGGGGAAGCTATAGGAGCTATAGGACGGCTTGAATCTTTGGGTTTGACAAACAATCCGTTAGATACTCAGGCAAAAATAGTTGCATCTGTTCCAGTTATTGAGGAAACAATTCATTCACTTGCTCTCAAAGATGACAAAGGCAAAGAGCTTAAAATCCGAGATTTTACTAAAAGACTTAAGACAGAAAGTGTAAAAGGAACCGATATCCTGCAAATTTCCTATACAGATAAAAATCCTAACCTAGCTGCAGAAGTCGTCAACAAAGTTATCGAGATTTATATCAGGAATAATATAGAGGCGAATCGGGCTGAGACTGCCTCAGCTGGCAAGTTTATTAAGCAGCAGCTTCCCGATACTGAAGACGCCGTAAGAAGAGCAGAGACAGCTTTGCGTAGATTCAAAGAGAAAAATAAAGTAATCGTTCTGCAAGAAGAAGCCACTGCATCAGTCAATAGGATTTCCAAGTTAGAAGAGGAAATTTCTCAAGCCCAAGCTCAACTAGTTGATGTTACTGCTCAATCGCAAAAGTTACAGAATCAGGCGAAAATTAATTCCCAGCAAGCTGTAAACGTTGCACAGTTGAGTCAAATACCAGGAACTCAAAAACTACTGGAGCAGCTTCAGGAAGCTCAAAGCCAACTTGCGGTTGAGCAAACTCGTTTACAGCCAGAACACCCTACTATTATTAATTTGTCAGAAAAAATTGCTGCTCTTAAGAGCTTGCTACAACAGCGGACAGAGCAGGTTCTTGGCAGTAAACAGCAAGTTAGTATAAGTAATTTACAGATTGGAGAACTGCGACAAAAGCTAATTGAAGATTTTGCTCGCTCTGAGGCAAAGCGCGTCGGTTTAGAAAGACAAATTACTACACTCTCTAATGAGAGATCTGCCTACAAAGAACGAGCAAACATTTTGCCTCAGCTAGAACAGACACAGCGACAGCTTGAGCGGAGGCTCAAAGCTGCTCAAACGACTTACGAAACTCTTTTGACGAGACTGCAAGAAGTCCGGGTTGCAGAGAATCAAAATATTGGAAATGCTCGTGTCATCTCCGCTGCTTTGGTACCCGATCTACCATCTGGTTCTCAAAAAAAACTGATTATCGGCGGTGGAGCAGTTGCTGGTATCTTGCTTGGTGTAATTGCTGCCTTCAGTTTAGATGTAATCGACCGCTCAGTTAAGACGGTTAAAGAAGCGAGGGAATTATTCCAATACACCTTGCTGGGTGTTATTCCTTCAGTAACTAAGAGTGGCAAAAAGAGTAATTCTCTTCCCAAAGTGATTGGTAGGGACATTCCTCACTTTCCTGTGGGTGATGCGTACCAAATGTTGCAAGCGAACTTGAAGTTCTTGAGTTCGGATAAAAAGCCAAAAGCGATTGTGGTTACGAGTTCCGCCTCCAAAGAGGGAAAGTCTGAGGTGGCTGCAAATTTAGCTGTGGCAATGGCTCAAGTGGGGTGTCGGGTACTGTTGGTGGATGCGGATATGCGTCATCCAGTTCAGCATCATGTCTGGGAGATGACGAATGCAGTGGGTCTGTCTAATGTCATTGTTGAGCAACTTCCCATAGATAGAGCTGTGCAGGAAGTTATGCCCAACCTCTACGTTCTTCCCTCTGGAGTTTTGCCTCCTAACCCAGTAGCGCTGCTAGATTCCAAGCGGATGGCTGCATTAGTCGCCTCTTTTGCAGAAGAATACGACTTCGTCATTTTCGATACCCCAACCTTAGCAGGAACAGCGGATGCTGCTGTTTTAAGCAAGCTATCTGACGGCATCTTATTAGTAGTTCGTCCTGGGGTAAGTGACTATGGCAGTGCCAATGCGGCTAAAGAGTTTTTGAATCAGTCCGGTCAAAATGTTTTGGGCATGGTGATTAACGGGGTGAATGTGAAACGTGAACCTGACAGCTATTTCTATTACACGAAAGATTCGGCTGAGGCAGGTTTTGCACCTGGAAATTCTGTACTCACAGAAATAAATACATCAGGGTTTATACGAAAGGAGGATGTCTAA
- a CDS encoding glycosyltransferase family 2 protein, which translates to MNDQYQNRATISSILNGTPRPLWSVMIPNYNSANYLRQTLKSVLDQDPGPDIMQIEVIDDHSTKDDPKAVVEEVGRGRVGFYQQPQNVGFIRNFETCLQRARGQLIHQLHGDDCVQDGFYRKMQQVFEHNPEIGAAFCRHIYIDADGHWHTISRLEKPESGVLSNWLEQIAIEQRIATPSIVVRRSVYEHLGGFDRRIVCCGEDWEMWVRIAAHYPVAYEPEPLALYRFKPLESLTPKRIQQIMQDMRMASEIIQSYLPNYLPQSTAAKLLNKARKNYALWSIEKTSQMLSKGDIGAGFELFHEVLKCHKSFETVVRAILKLLKSQLIHTLTQTRN; encoded by the coding sequence ATGAATGATCAATATCAAAATCGTGCAACTATTTCATCAATACTAAATGGAACACCGCGACCTTTATGGTCTGTAATGATTCCCAATTACAATAGTGCCAACTATCTGCGCCAAACACTAAAAAGTGTGTTAGACCAAGACCCTGGTCCTGACATTATGCAAATCGAGGTGATTGACGATCATTCAACCAAAGATGATCCAAAAGCAGTTGTTGAAGAAGTAGGTCGTGGACGAGTAGGTTTCTATCAACAGCCGCAGAATGTAGGTTTTATTAGAAATTTCGAGACTTGCTTGCAAAGAGCACGTGGTCAATTGATTCACCAGCTACATGGTGATGATTGTGTACAGGATGGTTTTTATCGGAAAATGCAACAAGTCTTTGAGCACAATCCAGAGATAGGTGCTGCCTTTTGCCGACATATTTACATAGATGCAGATGGACATTGGCATACTATTTCTCGCTTAGAAAAACCTGAAAGTGGTGTTTTAAGTAATTGGTTGGAGCAAATTGCTATAGAACAACGCATTGCTACACCATCAATAGTAGTTCGTCGTAGTGTTTATGAACATCTAGGAGGTTTTGACCGTCGAATCGTTTGCTGTGGTGAGGATTGGGAAATGTGGGTTCGCATTGCTGCTCACTATCCAGTAGCATATGAGCCTGAACCATTAGCGCTATATCGCTTCAAGCCTTTAGAGTCGTTAACTCCAAAGCGGATTCAGCAAATTATGCAGGATATGCGGATGGCTAGTGAAATTATCCAATCTTACTTGCCCAATTATCTTCCTCAGTCTACTGCTGCCAAACTATTGAATAAAGCCAGAAAAAATTATGCACTATGGTCTATTGAAAAAACAAGCCAAATGTTATCCAAAGGAGATATAGGTGCTGGATTTGAACTGTTTCATGAAGTCCTTAAGTGTCATAAATCATTTGAAACAGTTGTAAGAGCAATCCTGAAATTATTAAAATCTCAATTGATTCATACGTTGACCCAAACACGTAACTAA
- a CDS encoding flippase: MLPKFKIQKLSLLKSNSGLRAIIANTGWLFADRILRMGVGLLVGVWIARYLGVQQYGLLNYAIAFVSLFSPFATLGLDNVVVRDLVRDSSHKKQILGTTFWLKLLGGVGSVLLSVGFICLIRQDENSTVWLVAILATAGIFQALDTIDLWFQSQVQSKYTVVAKNTAFVIITLIKIALLKMQASLIAFAWASLAEIGLGAVGLAITYKVKGHSLWVWRWSFPLAKALLKESLPHLFSGLAILIYMKIDLIMLGQMLGDNAVGIYSAATRISEVWYFIPTAITSSVSPSIYTARQTNEDLYYRRIGQLLRLLVLLSLAIALPMTFLSGTITSMLFGNAYAGAGPILAIHIWAALFVFMGVATSPWFNAERLAHLSMYRIIMGAIINVLLNLFLIPSYAGVGAAIATVISYAYASFLSNAIHPSTHKIFQYQMKSLFIMR, encoded by the coding sequence ATGCTACCTAAGTTCAAAATTCAGAAGTTATCACTTCTCAAATCTAACTCTGGGCTACGCGCGATTATTGCAAATACAGGTTGGCTATTTGCTGACCGCATTCTTCGCATGGGTGTAGGTCTTCTGGTTGGAGTCTGGATTGCACGCTATTTAGGAGTGCAGCAGTATGGTCTTTTAAACTATGCAATTGCCTTTGTCTCCCTGTTCAGTCCATTTGCCACCTTAGGGTTAGACAACGTGGTAGTTCGCGATCTTGTGAGAGACTCATCGCACAAGAAGCAAATTTTAGGGACAACTTTCTGGCTGAAACTACTTGGTGGAGTCGGCTCTGTATTGTTATCAGTTGGTTTCATCTGTTTGATACGTCAGGATGAAAACTCGACTGTCTGGTTAGTAGCGATTTTGGCAACCGCAGGAATTTTTCAGGCTTTGGACACAATTGACCTTTGGTTTCAGTCTCAAGTGCAATCAAAGTATACAGTAGTTGCTAAAAATACAGCTTTTGTAATCATTACTCTTATCAAAATTGCTTTACTCAAGATGCAGGCATCATTGATTGCTTTCGCCTGGGCGAGTTTGGCAGAGATTGGATTAGGTGCTGTGGGTTTAGCGATCACTTACAAAGTCAAGGGTCACTCACTGTGGGTGTGGCGTTGGAGTTTTCCTCTTGCTAAAGCTCTCCTCAAGGAAAGTTTACCTCACCTTTTTTCCGGTTTAGCCATTCTCATTTACATGAAAATTGATTTAATTATGCTAGGTCAAATGCTTGGGGATAATGCTGTAGGTATTTATTCAGCTGCCACTCGTATTTCTGAGGTTTGGTATTTTATTCCGACAGCGATTACTTCTTCAGTCTCTCCCTCAATTTATACAGCAAGGCAAACAAATGAAGATTTGTACTATCGGCGCATAGGGCAATTACTTCGTCTACTAGTGTTGCTTTCTCTAGCAATTGCCTTACCGATGACATTCTTGTCAGGAACAATAACTTCTATGCTGTTTGGTAATGCTTATGCAGGAGCAGGACCTATTTTGGCAATTCATATCTGGGCTGCATTGTTCGTCTTTATGGGGGTTGCCACATCACCTTGGTTTAATGCTGAGAGATTGGCTCACCTTTCTATGTACAGGATTATTATGGGAGCAATTATCAATGTGCTGTTGAATTTATTCCTTATTCCTTCCTACGCTGGAGTTGGTGCAGCAATTGCAACCGTAATTTCTTACGCCTATGCCTCATTTTTAAGCAATGCTATTCATCCTAGCACTCACAAAATCTTTCAGTATCAAATGAAATCTCTTTTCATAATGCGTTAA
- a CDS encoding molybdenum cofactor guanylyltransferase, with the protein MHLSSIVLAGGKSSRMGRDKALIPIQGVPLLQLVCRIAESCADTLYVVTPWQERYQRLLPSTVQFIKEVPLFGETGSEKLPHGPIIGFAQALAYIQTDWVLLLACDLPKLRVEVLQEWAATLDSVEGEAIAALVPQAKGWEPLCGFYRRRCLPSLVEYINQGGRSFQEWLKQHPVQALPLPDPEMFFNCNTQEDLFRLQSQVQ; encoded by the coding sequence ATGCACCTTTCAAGCATAGTCTTAGCAGGCGGAAAAAGTTCTCGCATGGGACGGGATAAAGCATTGATTCCCATTCAAGGCGTACCTCTGTTGCAATTGGTTTGTCGAATTGCTGAAAGTTGTGCTGATACACTGTATGTAGTCACACCCTGGCAAGAACGCTATCAACGTTTGTTACCATCTACAGTTCAGTTTATCAAAGAAGTGCCTTTGTTTGGTGAAACTGGCAGTGAAAAACTACCTCACGGACCAATTATTGGATTTGCTCAAGCACTAGCGTATATACAAACAGATTGGGTGCTGCTGCTAGCTTGCGATTTACCTAAGTTGCGCGTTGAGGTGTTGCAAGAATGGGCGGCGACATTAGATAGTGTGGAGGGTGAGGCTATCGCTGCTCTAGTTCCTCAAGCTAAAGGATGGGAACCACTGTGCGGTTTTTATCGCCGTCGCTGTTTACCAAGTTTGGTGGAGTATATTAATCAAGGGGGGCGATCGTTTCAGGAGTGGCTGAAGCAACATCCCGTGCAAGCTTTGCCTTTACCAGATCCAGAAATGTTTTTTAACTGTAATACACAAGAAGACTTATTTCGACTCCAATCTCAGGTACAATAA
- the ilvN gene encoding acetolactate synthase small subunit, which translates to MKHTLSVLVEDEAGVLSRISSLFARRGFNIESLAVGPAEKSGISRITMVVPGDDRVIEQLIKQLYKLINVLKVQNVTEVPCVERELMLLKVNATSSTRSEIVELSQIFRARVVDVAEDSVTLEVVGDPGKMVAIVQVLQKFGLKEIARTGKIALTRESGVNTELLKSLEAKVS; encoded by the coding sequence ATGAAACATACCTTATCAGTACTTGTCGAAGATGAAGCGGGAGTTCTTTCCCGTATTTCTAGCTTATTTGCCCGTCGCGGCTTTAACATAGAAAGCCTTGCCGTTGGTCCTGCTGAGAAATCAGGTATTTCTCGGATTACAATGGTAGTCCCTGGTGATGACCGTGTGATTGAACAACTCATCAAGCAACTATATAAGCTGATCAACGTTTTGAAAGTGCAGAACGTTACGGAAGTTCCTTGCGTGGAACGAGAATTGATGTTGCTTAAAGTGAATGCAACCAGCAGCACGCGTTCAGAAATTGTCGAACTGTCTCAAATTTTCCGGGCGAGAGTCGTGGACGTGGCAGAAGATTCTGTTACCCTCGAAGTTGTGGGAGATCCAGGTAAAATGGTGGCGATTGTACAAGTGCTGCAAAAATTTGGCTTAAAAGAAATCGCTCGCACCGGCAAAATTGCTTTAACTCGTGAGTCTGGTGTAAATACTGAGTTGCTGAAGTCTTTGGAAGCGAAGGTTTCCTGA